GTCCGTTCACCGTCAGCGTGATCGCGCCGTTGGCGGGATGACCGATATCGCAAGCGCGCCGCAGCGGGCCGATCGGCGCCGAATGCGCGAACGACTTGCCGAACTCCCATGGCCGGCCCTTGTCGCGCGCCTCCAGTTGCAGGTCGCGCCGCGTCATGTCGAGCCCCACCGCGTAGCCGTACACGTGCTCCAGCGCATCGGCCACCGCGATGTCGCGGCCTCCGTCTGCGATGGCGACCACCAGCTCGATCTCGTGGTGGTAATTGGCCGTCTTGCGCGGATACGGCACCGCGGGATCGCGCGACGCGTCGATCACCGCGCCGGACGGCTTCATGAAGAAGAACGGCGGCTCGCGGTCCGGGTCCTTGCCCATCTCTCGCGCATGTGCGGCGTAGTTGCGGCCGACGCAGAAGACGCGGTTGACGGGAAAGCGCTCGTGGCGTCCGGCGACAGTGAGCGTGTGCAGCGGTGGAACCGCAACGGCATGGTCCATGGCAAGTCGTGTCCGGTTGAAGGAGAAGCGGTCAGAGCCTTTGCTCGCGCCACAGGCCGAGCGCCTGCTGCACGGGGCGGTCGGAATAGCTGAAGAGCAGCGTGTCGCGTCCGGCATGCAGGCGCAGCGTGTGCCACGAAGGGACGACGAGCACATCGTTCTCGGCGAAGCGCAGCACCTGTTCGCCGACGATGGCCTCGCCTTCGCCTTCGAGGCAGACGTAGACGGTGCCGTCGGTGCTGCGGTACGGCTGCGTGTCGAAGCCCGAGGGAAGCCACTGTGCAAAGGCGCCCATGGTAGGCATGGGCGACGCGCCGGTGGCGGGGTTGACGAAGCGCTGCTTGAAGCCGAGGTGCGGATCCGGCGTGCCGCCGGCGATGGCCCTCAGCGCGGCCCGCGTGCGCTCGTACGGATACACGAACACCCGCGTGGGCTCTTGCGGCGCGGGATGGAAATCCACCGGCACCATGTTCGAGCCATAGCGCGCCAGTGCATCGCCTTCGGGGCGCAGCGGCTGCTGCACCGCCTGCTCGGTCTTCTCGGCGAAGCCCGCGTCGAGGAAGCGCACCAGCGGAATGTCCAGCCCGTCCAGCCACACCACCGGCTGCTCGCCCGGATTGCCGTGGTCGTGCCAGGTCCATGCCGGCGTGATGATGAAGTCGCCGCGGCGCATCGTCGTGCGCTCGCCATCGACGGCGGTGTAGGCGCCTTCGCCGTCGAGCACCAGCCGCAGCGCGGATTGCGCGTGGCGGTGCGCCGGCGCCACCTCGCCGGGCAGGATGAGCTGCAGCCCGGCATACAGCGACTGCGTGATGCAGGACTGGCCGCGCAGCGCCGGGTTCTCCAGGACGAGCACGCGGCGCTCGGCCTCCTCGGCACTGATCAGGCGTCCCGCCTCCATCACCTGGTCGCGCACTTCGGCATAACGCCACAGCGCCGGTGCAGCCGGAGAGCGCGGCGCCGGAGGCACCAGCGCGCCCAGAACCTCCCACAGCGGCGTCATGCTGTGGCGGCCTATGCGGTCGTAGTAGTCGCGGCGCTCGCGCGCGGCGTCCGGCGAAAGAACGGCAGCGGCCATGGCTTCAGGTTCCCTGGGTGTAGAAGGCGTCGGCATGGATGCGCTCGGGCGCGATCCCCTTTCGCTTGGCAAGCAGCGTGGCGGCTTCGACCATGGGCGGCGAGCCGCAGAGGTAGGCGCGCCAGCCGTCGAGCGCGGGCAGGTCGGCATCGATCGCGTCGGTGACCAGTCCGGTGCGATGCCCGCCCGCGTCGCCGCCGGCGGTCACCACCACATGCAGGTGCAGGCAGGGATGGCGATGCTGCAGCTCATGCAGCCAGGACAGCCCGTAGATGTCGCGCGGCGAGCGCACGCCGAAGTACAGATGGATCGGGTTGGCCATTCCCTCGACCAGCGCGCCGCGAAGGATGGACAGGATGGGCGCGAGCCCGGTGCCGCCGGCCACGCACAGCATGGGACCATCGTGCTGCCGCCTCAGGTAGGCCGAGCCCAGGGGTCCGCTGACGCGCACCGCGTCCCCGGGCTTCAACGTCTCGGCGATGTAGCCGCTGACCCGCCCGCCTGGCACCCGCCGCACGTGGAACTCGAGCGTGCCGTCGCCCGCGAGCCCGGCCATCGAATAGGGCCGCACATGCTCGGGCGTCAACTGCAGCTGCGCGTACTGCCCCGGCGAGAACGCCAGCGGCTTCGCCGGCTCGAGCACCAGCCGCCGGATGTCGTGCGTCATGTCTTCCAGGCGGGCCACCCTCGCCTTCACGATGCGCGCCGGGTGCACGACGATCTCGTCGGGCTCGGGAATCTCGATCGCGCACGGCTCGGTGAGATAGGTCTGGCACGCGAGCACGAAGCGCGCCTCGGCGTCCAGCGGACGCTGCAGCTCCTGGCCGCCGTCGAGCACGTCGCCTGCGATCACCTTGCAGCGGCAAGTGCCGCAGCGGCCGGCCATGCAGCTGTACGACATCGGCACTTGGTGCTCGCGCAGCGCCTCCAGCAGGTTCACGCCGGGCTGCACGTGAAGCACGCGCTGCAGGGGATGGATGGTGACTTCCATGGAGAGTCATCATCGGCATCGGCGCCCGATCAGCCAATAGAATCAGTTGAATACAGCACATCACCAAATGAAATGGAGGCGTCGGTGCAGCTGCAGGACATCGACCTCAACCTGCTGGTGCTGTTCAACCAGCTGCTCGTCGAGCGGCGCGTCTCCAAGGTCGCCGAGAACCTGGGCCTCACGCAGCCGGCGGTCAGCAACTCATTGGCGCGCCTGCGCAAGCTGCTCGGCGACGAGCTGTTCCTGCGCACGCCCACGGGCATGCAACCCACGCCCTTTGCCGAGCAGCTGGCCGAGCCGGTCGCCTACGCGCTAGGCATGATCCACAGCGCGCTCAACCAGCGCAG
The Piscinibacter sp. XHJ-5 DNA segment above includes these coding regions:
- a CDS encoding fumarylacetoacetate hydrolase family protein; the encoded protein is MDHAVAVPPLHTLTVAGRHERFPVNRVFCVGRNYAAHAREMGKDPDREPPFFFMKPSGAVIDASRDPAVPYPRKTANYHHEIELVVAIADGGRDIAVADALEHVYGYAVGLDMTRRDLQLEARDKGRPWEFGKSFAHSAPIGPLRRACDIGHPANGAITLTVNGQARQSSDISKLIWSVSECIAYLSAYEELEPGDLIMTGTPEGVNAVLPGDVMQGAIDGLDGIRVVVSQGHVEEPRRPA
- the gtdA gene encoding gentisate 1,2-dioxygenase produces the protein MAAAVLSPDAARERRDYYDRIGRHSMTPLWEVLGALVPPAPRSPAAPALWRYAEVRDQVMEAGRLISAEEAERRVLVLENPALRGQSCITQSLYAGLQLILPGEVAPAHRHAQSALRLVLDGEGAYTAVDGERTTMRRGDFIITPAWTWHDHGNPGEQPVVWLDGLDIPLVRFLDAGFAEKTEQAVQQPLRPEGDALARYGSNMVPVDFHPAPQEPTRVFVYPYERTRAALRAIAGGTPDPHLGFKQRFVNPATGASPMPTMGAFAQWLPSGFDTQPYRSTDGTVYVCLEGEGEAIVGEQVLRFAENDVLVVPSWHTLRLHAGRDTLLFSYSDRPVQQALGLWREQRL
- a CDS encoding 2Fe-2S iron-sulfur cluster-binding protein — translated: MEVTIHPLQRVLHVQPGVNLLEALREHQVPMSYSCMAGRCGTCRCKVIAGDVLDGGQELQRPLDAEARFVLACQTYLTEPCAIEIPEPDEIVVHPARIVKARVARLEDMTHDIRRLVLEPAKPLAFSPGQYAQLQLTPEHVRPYSMAGLAGDGTLEFHVRRVPGGRVSGYIAETLKPGDAVRVSGPLGSAYLRRQHDGPMLCVAGGTGLAPILSILRGALVEGMANPIHLYFGVRSPRDIYGLSWLHELQHRHPCLHLHVVVTAGGDAGGHRTGLVTDAIDADLPALDGWRAYLCGSPPMVEAATLLAKRKGIAPERIHADAFYTQGT